The following proteins are encoded in a genomic region of Limosilactobacillus reuteri subsp. reuteri:
- a CDS encoding TIGR00730 family Rossman fold protein, with amino-acid sequence MIKRIAVYCGARDGNDPAFNYEAQRFGEWLVQRDIELVYGAGAFGLMGTLARTVLKNGGVVHGVITTELAERGAIYNELKDVRIVPNMDIRKQTMMDLADGLLAFPGGFGTLEEITEAASWTTVGDNHKPVAFYNFNGFYDSLNDLFKQMNKAGFVEDPYLNSICFSDQFDQILAFMQNYKAPAHRQYTQHSKII; translated from the coding sequence ATGATTAAACGAATTGCAGTTTATTGTGGTGCGCGTGACGGAAATGATCCAGCATTTAATTATGAAGCACAACGATTTGGTGAATGGCTGGTCCAACGCGATATTGAATTAGTTTATGGTGCTGGTGCGTTTGGCTTGATGGGAACCCTTGCTCGGACAGTCTTAAAAAATGGCGGCGTTGTTCACGGGGTAATAACTACTGAGCTAGCTGAACGTGGAGCCATTTATAACGAATTAAAAGATGTAAGAATTGTCCCTAATATGGATATTCGCAAGCAAACGATGATGGATCTTGCGGATGGATTGTTAGCTTTTCCCGGCGGCTTTGGGACATTAGAGGAAATTACCGAGGCCGCTTCATGGACAACAGTTGGGGATAATCATAAGCCAGTTGCTTTTTACAACTTTAATGGCTTTTATGATTCGTTAAACGATTTATTTAAGCAAATGAATAAGGCGGGCTTTGTGGAAGATCCTTATCTAAATAGTATCTGTTTTAGTGACCAGTTTGACCAGATTTTGGCATTTATGCAAAACTATAAGGCACCGGCACATCGTCAGTACACTCAGCACTCAAAAATAATTTAA
- a CDS encoding DUF4828 domain-containing protein yields the protein MRKKGMLLFGAGLMAGLTSTLGFSRAKKSNNTISLPIFYAGTWQYYDKERDRSHKITISPELKLSIDNQIIPATVQQIKPDKLVFLDRFGYHITIQANEQRPISLTDEADDQVYTIQPLK from the coding sequence ATGAGAAAAAAAGGAATGTTACTTTTCGGCGCGGGACTAATGGCTGGACTCACCAGTACTTTAGGGTTCAGTCGTGCGAAGAAAAGCAATAATACGATCTCGTTACCCATCTTTTATGCGGGCACATGGCAATATTATGATAAAGAACGAGATCGCTCTCATAAAATAACCATCTCTCCTGAATTAAAGCTCAGTATCGATAACCAAATCATTCCGGCAACGGTTCAACAAATCAAACCTGATAAGTTAGTTTTCCTTGATCGGTTTGGTTATCACATTACTATCCAGGCGAATGAGCAACGGCCAATTTCATTAACCGATGAAGCTGATGACCAAGTTTATACTATTCAACCATTAAAATAA
- a CDS encoding DEAD/DEAH box helicase — MIEQFQKHFDEKYKQPTAIQKAVAPALKTDQSVLGIAPTGSGKTLAFTLPLLPKIMPGEGTQLLVLAPSQELAIQTTKVIREWATLIGVSVQSLTGGANLRRQVMNLHQHPDVVVGTPGRVLHMLDNHHLKLGHLMTMVIDEADDMLQDDTLAVVEDIERATPLSTQLAFFSATKSPVLDELNVMFGRDIETIDVRDEDTSQGPVEHGYLSARTNAQKTATLRRLTSIKDFRALVFFNSTRTLNYAASRLRHEHVAVDTLGGRQKQVQREKAMRMFRKRQIKLLLTTDLAARGIDIPKLPVVINFDLPTSLNTYIHRVGRTGRQGEPGLALSLGDDHDIRDLKKLLADSDYELTKLYIGDNKLTNQKPEEGQRVVPIKKQASRHLQKEQLSGETHKKMNQTLSGFSKPKKRRKKKNRKNKGIRLKHRRKNNEN; from the coding sequence TTGATCGAACAATTTCAAAAACACTTTGATGAAAAATACAAGCAACCAACAGCAATCCAAAAAGCAGTTGCGCCGGCATTAAAAACTGACCAATCTGTCCTTGGAATAGCACCGACTGGCTCTGGAAAGACTCTAGCTTTTACGTTGCCACTCTTGCCTAAGATTATGCCAGGCGAGGGGACTCAATTATTGGTTCTCGCACCTTCACAAGAATTGGCAATTCAAACAACCAAGGTAATCCGTGAATGGGCAACCTTAATTGGTGTTAGCGTTCAATCACTGACAGGAGGGGCAAATTTACGGCGACAAGTTATGAATTTGCACCAACACCCTGATGTCGTGGTAGGGACACCTGGACGGGTACTCCATATGCTTGATAACCACCACTTAAAGCTCGGCCATCTAATGACAATGGTTATTGATGAAGCTGATGACATGCTTCAGGACGATACTTTAGCTGTCGTAGAAGATATTGAGCGTGCAACCCCGTTATCTACTCAACTAGCATTCTTTTCTGCTACAAAATCTCCTGTTCTGGATGAATTGAATGTGATGTTTGGTCGCGATATTGAAACTATTGATGTGCGGGATGAGGATACTTCTCAGGGACCGGTAGAACATGGTTACTTAAGTGCACGAACCAATGCGCAAAAAACAGCAACTTTACGCCGGCTGACGAGTATTAAAGATTTTCGGGCGCTTGTCTTCTTCAACAGTACCCGCACCCTTAACTATGCTGCAAGTCGGTTGCGGCACGAACATGTTGCGGTAGATACTTTGGGTGGTAGACAGAAACAAGTACAACGTGAAAAAGCAATGCGGATGTTTCGGAAACGGCAAATTAAGTTATTATTGACAACGGATTTGGCAGCCCGGGGGATTGATATTCCTAAATTGCCTGTCGTTATTAACTTTGACTTGCCAACATCGCTTAATACCTACATTCACCGGGTTGGCCGTACCGGACGCCAAGGAGAACCAGGACTGGCACTTAGTTTAGGTGATGATCATGACATTCGTGACCTTAAGAAGTTGCTTGCTGACAGTGATTATGAACTAACTAAGCTCTACATTGGTGATAATAAATTAACCAATCAGAAACCGGAAGAAGGTCAACGGGTGGTTCCAATTAAAAAGCAGGCTAGTCGTCACTTACAAAAAGAACAATTAAGTGGTGAAACCCACAAAAAGATGAATCAAACCCTCAGTGGATTCTCTAAGCCCAAGAAACGGCGAAAGAAAAAGAATCGTAAAAATAAAGGAATTCGTTTGAAACATCGGCGTAAAAACAACGAAAATTAA
- a CDS encoding lactate/malate family dehydrogenase: MRKIGIIGLGHVGEMLANQLVMNGKVDELVLIDEKDQLAIAIQADLNDAQTVLATHTKIIIQDYAALADADILITAFGKSALMKQQPMAELETSYQQALQVGNKIFKSDFSGILINLTNPNEAITAVLQQKVGLPQKQVIGIGTVVETARLYRAIAEAAKVAAANVTGFVYGQHDGHQVFAWSTVRVNGQPLTAAINGHHLDQSQLKIKANLSNWYTLDGLGYNVSAVTAWTLRIITAIFADEQLALPVAIYQPQYSTYISFPALIGRQGIGNLLLLKLYPLEEEEIKSAAATIKHQLDSLKNIKGE, encoded by the coding sequence ATGAGAAAGATTGGAATTATTGGCCTCGGTCATGTGGGTGAAATGCTAGCCAACCAATTAGTAATGAACGGAAAAGTTGATGAATTAGTTTTGATTGATGAAAAAGATCAACTAGCTATTGCAATTCAGGCCGATTTAAATGATGCCCAAACGGTTTTAGCGACCCACACAAAAATAATTATTCAAGATTACGCTGCCTTAGCCGATGCGGATATCCTTATTACCGCCTTTGGAAAGAGTGCTTTGATGAAGCAACAACCAATGGCTGAGCTTGAGACTAGCTATCAGCAGGCCTTACAAGTTGGTAATAAGATTTTTAAGAGTGATTTTAGTGGGATCTTAATTAACCTTACTAATCCTAATGAGGCAATTACTGCTGTTCTCCAGCAAAAAGTTGGCTTGCCGCAAAAGCAAGTAATTGGGATTGGCACGGTTGTTGAAACTGCGCGCCTTTATCGGGCAATTGCAGAAGCCGCAAAGGTCGCTGCTGCCAATGTAACTGGCTTTGTCTATGGTCAACACGATGGTCACCAGGTATTTGCTTGGTCAACTGTTCGTGTGAATGGACAACCCTTAACTGCGGCAATCAATGGTCATCACTTAGATCAAAGTCAGCTTAAAATTAAGGCGAACCTTAGTAATTGGTACACTCTCGATGGATTAGGGTATAATGTTAGTGCTGTTACTGCTTGGACTCTCCGAATTATTACGGCAATTTTTGCGGATGAACAATTAGCGTTGCCGGTTGCAATTTATCAGCCGCAGTATTCAACTTACATCAGTTTTCCAGCGTTAATTGGTCGGCAAGGGATTGGCAACCTCCTCCTCTTAAAGCTTTACCCATTGGAAGAAGAGGAGATTAAGAGTGCGGCAGCAACAATTAAGCATCAATTAGATTCTCTAAAAAATATTAAAGGGGAGTAG
- a CDS encoding Gfo/Idh/MocA family protein — MLKLGVIGTNIITDQMLDAAKATGKYELTAVYSRTLEHAEKFGKPYGATEFYDDIDKFFEEGDFDVVYIASPNSLHYQQARKAIENDKFIIVEKPAFVNPSEYSAIESLLAAHPKARLVEAARHIHTKIYQAALKKVDEMKEHYVQGATITVMKYSSRFDKVLNGSEPYPNIFTLKYAGGALMDLGVYAVYGAVTIYGEPESVVYFPTLTKTGVDGKGVAILNYDKFTVTLNFGKTANSHLYSEVYGLKDTLVFDSIFDTRKVTYYDADQNAHPIEAPVEENSMTDEMNDFADLFNNPDDEEEMKKYKHWLELSKTVNSVMYSLRQSAQLVFPSDNDQE; from the coding sequence ATGCTAAAACTTGGTGTTATTGGAACAAATATTATTACTGATCAGATGCTAGATGCGGCCAAGGCAACTGGAAAATATGAATTGACTGCTGTCTATTCTCGAACATTAGAGCATGCTGAGAAGTTTGGTAAGCCATATGGAGCAACTGAATTTTATGATGACATTGATAAGTTCTTTGAAGAGGGCGACTTTGATGTTGTTTATATTGCTTCACCAAATAGTTTGCACTATCAACAAGCACGGAAAGCAATTGAAAATGATAAATTTATTATTGTTGAAAAACCAGCCTTCGTAAATCCAAGTGAATACAGTGCAATTGAATCATTATTAGCAGCCCACCCTAAGGCTCGTTTGGTTGAAGCAGCCCGTCATATCCATACCAAGATTTATCAAGCTGCCTTGAAGAAAGTTGATGAGATGAAGGAACATTACGTTCAAGGCGCAACCATCACTGTAATGAAATATTCATCGCGTTTTGACAAAGTTCTTAATGGCAGTGAACCATATCCAAATATCTTTACCCTTAAGTATGCAGGGGGAGCATTAATGGACCTCGGTGTATATGCTGTTTATGGTGCCGTTACTATTTATGGTGAACCAGAATCTGTAGTTTACTTCCCAACGCTTACTAAAACTGGGGTTGATGGTAAAGGGGTTGCAATCCTTAACTATGATAAATTTACTGTCACTTTAAACTTCGGTAAGACTGCCAACTCTCACCTCTATTCTGAAGTTTACGGCTTGAAGGATACCTTAGTCTTTGATAGTATTTTTGATACGCGAAAGGTTACTTACTATGATGCTGACCAAAATGCGCACCCAATTGAAGCACCAGTTGAAGAAAATTCAATGACTGATGAAATGAATGATTTCGCAGACCTCTTTAACAATCCTGATGATGAAGAGGAAATGAAGAAGTACAAGCATTGGTTAGAATTATCTAAGACGGTCAACTCAGTTATGTACTCCCTTCGTCAATCTGCTCAACTAGTTTTCCCATCTGATAACGATCAAGAATAG